The DNA window tttctagaaaatgtaagtttgaattGCAGGTGCattgaataatggattacattcgttcaaaaaatgttatccttgtttcttagtgtaaatttaggctaaatccaggaactgcctcgaaatttcgatcaacgtgctcacaggGCAACGCcaccaacttgcgtgggagtgattttttaattgtataaaatgcgaacgaattccgaaaatcatgaaacttgtcgagttgtcgccgtatcgtatgcgtatgtcgtggaaaaaatttgaaaaagtttcgagcacgttgtcacgtccgatgctcacaaaccaggacatctccacaagtgatcacatgtggagatgtcctggtttgtgagcatcgtacgtgacaacgtgcttgaaactttttcaaattttttccacggcatacgcatacgatatagcgacaactcgacaagtttcatgattttcggaattcattcgcattttatacaattaaaaaaccactcccacgcaagttggcggcgttgccccatgagcacgttgatcgaaatttcaagacagttcctggatttagcctaaatttacactaagaaacaaggataacattttttgaacgaatgtaatccattattcaatgcacctgcagttcaaacttacattttccagaaaaattcaacaaaacaaaataaactatagaaatatgccaaaaggcaatgaaaatgtcccaaatttaaacatgttgtttgtggtagtgtactaaagcttcaaaaaaattggtggcaaaaaaccaaaaaaaaaaaaatattttgccgagggctaagttttggcactcggcaaaataaattctttgtcgagtgccaaacagggggcactcggcaaagaggacgccgctggataccgttaggcccctaccaatctttgccgagtgtctgcctttaccgagtgccatattttgccgagtgcggcgctcggcaaagcaggtctttgccgagtgcccgaaatttggcactcggcaaagatttttgcactcggcaaatcacgtgtttcccgtagtgaaTAAAGCCCGGGTTTTCCCCAAATCGTAATTTCCACTTTGGATATGAGCCAATTTGGAGTCTCAATCAGTGAACTATAACCATCAAAAAATTGAACCTGAGGAAATTGGAGGGTCCAATTTTAGTAAACGAGCCAGTTTTTGACCTGGCAGATTGTACTTGAGTTGGTTTTAAGCTTGTTTTGTCTTGTATTTGGATCATATACGCAGCAAGACCACACTATAAATATAAAGAGGGTTTCAATGGTATCTAATGGAACTAATTGTGAATAAACTACTCTTTTACCATAATGGTCTCTCCAAACCATAGTTCTCTATTCTTACTTGGTCTTGATGGCGATTTTGGGCATTTTAGCATGCTTGATGACATTTGGTACAAAATCAAACAAGTGATACTAGAGACCAATGTCCAGAAACTACTTTATATGAAACTACTTTAGCAAGGGACAATGTGTCTAGGCTCACACGGAATTTATGATGGGGGAGAGTTGATCAAATGGCTTGGACAATATGTAACAAGTGCGTCCGGAATTAAACCATCCAGATGTCACTCATATCCAGGGCTTGAACATGTTGCCTGACAGAGTGTTCGTGTACATATTGCTGTTCTAGGTGTCCAGGGTAATGGATGCTTAACCTGGCATGCATTTCTGAGCCAGGATCAGTGCATTGCCACGGTACACAAGTCAAAGGTTGCAGTTGACACCCTGGTGGCCAACCCATGGTTAAGCCATTTTCAGAGGATTCAAGAGATAACGCGGTTTCTCATGACTCCTAATTCCACTCCTAACCACCCACGTGTCAACTATTTCATGCTTGGTTGCTCAATCGAATTAATCAATTATCTGAATAATGACCATGTCATCTTGTACTGCAGTACTAGAAAAGGGCTCATCGTCCACGTGCTGCAACCAATATATGGTCTCTGTTGTTATCTGCAAAATATCATTTACCAGGCTTGATATAGTGAGACAAATCAATGAACGAAATGATGAGCATTTAAGAGAATGCCACTTTTTTGGCAAATTCGACGACTTCGTTGTTCATGGTTCAGTTGAATTGAAAACGGACTTCAAAGGTAATTGTTGTTTGCTTGCTTGAACTCAGAACTTGGTGAAGGTGAAATCAGAATGAAAATGTGTGTTTTCAGTGGCTTGATTTCTTTTATACGTGTCTCCTAGATTGGAAAATGTACTTTGGCACTCTCAAAATTGACACTTAAAATGAGTACATTTTTTTGTGAACAATTTTTCCTTTTACTGCAAGCTGTCATAGTATAGTTCCATCTTTATTTAGATAAATGAAGATTGGCATTTATCTCATACAATTCAAACAATATGATCCAATCCTCCAAGAATAGTTGCAGCCTCTAAACAACTTGGGTACGGTGTCACTACTAGATAATCCAGTTTAGAAGATACTTGAATTTATTTACAGATGCAGATGTATGAATCATGCTGGGCCAAACAACTTATGCCCGTCTAGGATACAGAAGATTTACGAGATAACGTGGTTCTTGATACCTCCTAATCCCACTTCCCATCTCCATGCGCAAGTAGCCAGTTCAATTCACTTGCAGACTTCCAATCTGCATGTGCAGGTAGCCTGTTCAATTCACTGGCGACTCCATTCACTAGTGTTATGCCTATTTATGTACATTTCTGCAAACTAAGTTGACAAGCGATAACTAGGACTAAGGTAGGAGTTGGTTGCTGAAGGAAGACTACCACTGTGGCTGGttcctatctatatatatatcattttgTTGGAGACAAGTGATAAATATGAGGAATGGTGAGGGGAGGTGGATAGGGTACACTGTTGCACTTTGTCTAAAGTTGCTGTTGGTCGCATAGATGATCTAATCTTATACGAGTACAAACActactttgccctcggcaaagcctttgccgagtgcagcactcggcaaagagcctccactaaaaaatccgtcggcaaagaattctttgccgagtgccttttatcgggcactcggcaaagtctttgccgagtgcccgacactctgcaaagttggaaccgaaaaaaaaacccgaaaaaaatgagaaaaaaatggaaaaaaatggaattttttttaatcggtggaggcccccaccgaccagcgcccgcccatctccggcatttttcgcgtaaatttcgcAACAACACGGCCAACGGGACTCAAACCCGCGACCTCCCCCTGCGtgcaaacctcctctaccactacaccacacggattccgttttagttcccaacatattatactaaaccgagggtaaattgcttatttgaggccctaaacgaattcaaataaaacagttgtaaactacaaagtttcataacttttcgagatctacacttttagtttaggaagtttttccatccgaggtcgtttacaaaatttgaatttcaaaattttgaaattcaaacgcagttttgcatgacaagatgatttcaaatcaaaaagttgccaactataatgtttcataacttttcgagatctacagagtttattttggttgtttttccatccaaggtcgtttgaaaagttcgaattttaaatttttgaaattcaaacacagttttgcatgacaagatgatttcaaataaaaaagttgccaactacaatgtttcataacttttcgagatctacagagtttattttggttgtttttccatccgaggtcgtttgaaaagttcaaattttaaatttttaaaattcaaacacagttttgcatgacaagatgatttcaaattaaaaagttgccaattacaaagtttcataacttttcgagatatacaaagtttattttggttgtttagtcatctgttcatcctacatggtcgttctaacattattcacaaatcttatatatctctcttgtagtttcataaactacaagagagatatgttagatttgtgaacaaatttactttcactttgtcatatgaagaaaagaccaaaacaaacattgtacatcttgatgagttatacaactttgtagttgaaatttttttcatttgaattaatttactgcttcaaaatgtgctttgaaattttctttgccgagtgtaaaaaaacacttggcaaagagcttctttgccgagtgtaaaaaaaacactcggcaaagaagctctttgccgagtgtcaaaaaaaacactcggcaaaggcgtctttgccgagtgcccgaaaaacaacactcggcaaaccacttgacactcagcaaagagccggtctccggtagtgaaaCCATCAATCGAAACTACGAGCTTCGGCAGCCTTGTTCATGTCTTGAAATCAGGTATTGCAATACAAAAGAGTTTAGCGTCCATGTGCTTCAACCCATGGTCTCTGTTGTTATCTGGGAAAGAGCATTAAAGAGTCTTGGTATAGGAAGACAAACCAATGAATGAAATGATAAGCACTTTTTTTTACGAAGCTGGAGGGATTTGCACCCCTACAGAATTTTATTAAAAAGTTAAGGCAAAAAGAGAGTTACAAGAAAGTTACAAGGTACAAGAAAGCTACAAATGACATAAGAGACAAACAAGGTCAGCAAAAAAATAAGAGAAAACACAAATATTACAGCAGATTGTGAATCCATAAATCAAAGGAGATGGTATCTTCGCTTCTTGCTCTAACTGTCAACAAGTTGAGCTCTGAAAGGAAGAGGCCACTAGCAGCATCAACCAAGCAGGTATGTTTTTGAAGATGACATCATGTCTAGCAGTCCAAATTATAAGCAATTAAAAGAATGCTATTTTTTTTGGCAATTTGATGGCTTCATTGTCCATTCTTAGGTTGAACAGAAGACGGACTTTGAAAGTATTTGTTTTCCTCAacaaagaatttgagatgtatgTATACTTCCCTCCTGTTTCGTCAAAAAGAGATGTATGTATATACTTCATTCCTGGAAATACTAGCCTCTCTGAAACCTGGTGAAGGTGAATTCAGAAAGAACATGTGTCTTCTGGGCTTGAGTTCTTTTGATTTAAGTGTCGCCTGGATTGGAAAACTGTAATTTAGCTCACCCAGTGGTACTCTGCTATAAAAACTACCATTTCTAAAAGCTGTTATAGTATATATAGTTCCATTTTTATTTAGATAAAAATTGTATTGATTTCATACAATTAAAGCAATATGATAAAATTTCTCCGAGATTACTTTGGTCCTCTACACACAATTACGATACAATGTCACTACTTCAAAAATACATTTCTGCCAAATGGAGACAAAACGCAATAAGCAACTCTATTTTACCTAATTAAACGGCCACTCTCTCTCCTTATCTCTTTTTTTGATGAATTCAGGAGGGGTTTCCCCCTACTATGAGACAAAGAAGGTAATGAAAAAAATAAGTAAAATTACACAAAGCTGTCTAGCCATTGACTAATCTGTGGTTGATAAGCAGCCTTTGCTCTAAGAATAACTTGAGCAAATTCTCTCTTGAATATAGCTTTACAACGTTGCAGAGATGGTTGGATGCCCCTGAAAATGAGATCATTCCTGACAGACCAAATACTCCAGCACATCGTGATTAAGATTTCCATGGCAAAAGGACAGTGAAGCTACGTTCTGAACATAACTATTATGTCTAAATAATCAACAAATTGAGGAACCAGCAAACCCAAACTTGCCAAACAAGTATGTGCAAAGGAGCAGTCAAGAAACAAATGGGTAACAGATTCTTCAGTTGGCAAAGTTGCGCAGAAGACACAATTATGGTCTTCTAAAAACATGTTCATGCTTCTCAATAATTGTCTAGTGCTTAACTTGTCCCTAAGAAGCAGCCAAAAGAAAATCTTTCTCTTGTTCTGACAACTAATCTTCCAAAGCCATCTAAACACTGGGTGAACTTGTGATGAGCCTTGTGTTGGCTCAAATAAATCTCAGATTCAGATTTTGGGAActaccagagggcagcttggcccttGGCCACTTAGATTGAAGAGAAATGCAATGGCTTGTTCTGATACAAAGGTGTGCCCCTGCTTTTATTGGCAGAGGGCAACATCTACTATCTACCTGCTCCAACATATTTTCTaaccactaaagtggatgctGAGCATATTCCTATTACAAAGGCTCGAAAGTCAAGGAAAGTAAAATACagaaaagtaagatacaagtgctGCTGAGCACTAGGCGTATCTGTCATTCTCCCCCTAAACCTTGTGTCAAGCACTGGAAGTGATCTGCTATAGCCCAATCCTCGCCCTTATCTCTTGGAACTTAGACTTTTCCAACGACTTGGTGAGAATATCGGCTAGCTAATCAGTAGTGGCAATGTGGATGGCCTTGATGCTCCTATCCTCCAATCAATCTCTAATGAAGTGGTACTTGATGCGGATGTGCTTGCTCCTCTCATGGAAGACAGTgttcttggccagagctagagcaAACTTGTTGTCCACCTTCAGCTCACCCACATCCACCTTCCTACCAAGGAGCTCTGCCAGCATCCTTGACAACCATAGTGCCCGAGTTGTTGTAGTGGTGGTGGCGATGTACTCTACTTCACAGCTTGAGAGGGCCACCACCTTCTTCTTGAGGGACTGCTAGCTGACCAACCAATCATCGAGGAAGAACATCATCCCAGTTGTGCTCTTGCTAGTATCCACATCACCGGCGAGGTCGCTGTCGCAATAGCCGATGAACCACACCGTATCGGGGGCCCTTCCGTAGTGGAGACTATAGTCGAGGGTGCCCGCCACGTAGCGTAGGATTCGCTTGACGGCCTACAGATGCTCCATCATCAACCGTTTCATGAACCGGCTCATGTACCCAATGGCAAATGCGATGTCCAGCCGCgtatggactaggtagcgcaagcTCCCAATCAGCCACCGGTAATGGGTTGGATCAACCTCCTCCGTCATGCTCTCCTGACTCAGCTTGAGCTTCTCCTCCATCGGGGTGTGGGACGGATTGCAGCCTGTCATGCCACCGAGCTCGAGGATGCGTTTGGCGTAGTGGGTTTGGCGGAGGGTGACCCCGCTAGTGTCCTGGCGCACTTCGATGCCGAGATAGAAGCAGAGGAGGTCGAGGTCACTCATGTCGAACGCCTTCTTCATCTGTGCTttgaacacctccaccttctgcTATTCAGCgccggtgatgatgaggtcatcaacatagacgcTGACTAGTAGAACATTATGTCCGCTGCCCCGCCGGTACACCACCCTTCATGCGCGCTCTGCTTGAAGCCAATCGTCTTGAGTGTGGCATCGAGCTTCACATTCCAGGCATGCAGTGCCTGGCATAGGCCATAGAGTGCCTTGCGCAAATGGTACAACTTCCCCTCTTCTCTGGCGATGGCGTAGCTAGGTGgccggtgcacgtagacctcctccttgaggtcaccattgaggaaggcggACTTCACATCCATGTACTGCACTTGCCAACCCTTTTGCGCCGCTAGTGCGAGGAGGACACGGACTGACTCCATGCGCACCATGGGGGCGAAGGCGTCATCGTAGTTGATCCCCTCCTGTTGAACAAAGCCATGCGCTACTAGCCGCACCTTGCGCTTGATCACCGCACCTAgctcatccttcttgagcttgaacaCCCACTTTAGGGTGATGGGACGGTGGCCGTCAGGCAGTGGCACCAGCTCCCAAGTGCGGTTCTACTTGACGGACTTGAGCTCCTGCTCCATTGCTGCCTGCCACGCCGGATCACCCTAAGCCTTAGCATAAGTGGTCGGCTCACCGTCGTGCGTTATATGTAGCTGAGCAAAGAACCTCTCGGGTTGGTCCAGTGGAGACTGCTCTCCGAGCATGTTTGCCACCATGCAGTTTTAGAGGGGCTCATCGTCGTAGTAGGCGTCCAGGCGGTCTTAATCATCCTCTAGTGGCATCACGTACTCGACCCTCGGCTGCCCTGAGTGCGCTGGTGTCACAGCGAGCGAAGTAGAAGATACCAGGGTGGTCGGCTGTTGCGACGGAGAGGTTGGTTGCGGTGCTAGAGTGGTTAACGCTGCTACCGATGAGCTCCCGACTGCCACCGATGGGCTACCGAGCTCCCCTAGATTTGGTGATAGCGAGCGTGGTGGAGCTGATGAAGAGGTCGGCGCTGGTGATGTCGATGAGGATGCACCTTGCGCTCCCTCAGCACCGCCCACCCATGCGTACTCGACGGTAAAGTCATGGAGCATGGTCAGTGACACGTCATCCACCACCTTGTCCCATGCCCAGCCACGCCCTTCATCAAACACGATGTCGTGCACCACGCGCACGCGCCGTGTCGCCGGGTCGAGCATGAGGTAGGTCTACGTAGCAGATGAAGACCCCTGGTGAGCTGTGATCATTGAGCTTGCTGACATGGTTTAGCTCCTTGATGAAGGCAAGGCAGCTAAAGATGCGTAGGTAGCTAACTGCTGGCTTGCGCCTATGCTAGGCCTCATACGACGTCTTGCCGTCGAGCGCACTGGTCGGCGAGCGGTTGAGCAGGTATATGGCGGTCATCATGGCCTCCCCCCAGTAGACCACCGGCATACTGCGTGGCTTGAGGAGGGCACGTGCCACTGCCACCAATGTCTGATTGCGGCGTTCGACCAGGTCGTTATACTGTGGTGAGTAGGTTGTGGAGTAGTGGTGCTGAATCCCCTCGCCAGCGTAGTATGCCGCAAACTTGGCTGCCATGAACTCCCCGCCATTGTCCGTGCGGAGCACCCagagcttgcggccgcactcctttTCGGCTGCCTGATGATGCTTGATGGCGTCTGCAGCTGCCGCCTTGGAATTGAGCAGATGGTCCACATGTAGTGAGTGGCATCATCGATGAGCAGTAGGAAGTAGCACCGACCTCCAGGAGTGGCCGGTGACACTGGACCGCAGAGGTCGTCATGCACCAGCTCAAGCTGCTCGGTGGCACGTGAGGAGGCTCGACGCGGGAAGGGTCGGCGCTTTAGCACGGTCACCACACAGGTGTCGTAGAGCTGCTCAACGTGGTCGACGTAGGGCATGCCATGGACCATCTCCTCCTTGTCGAGCTGTTTCAGGGCCTCAAAATGAAGATGCCCGAAACACTCGTGCCAACGCCATGCCTCATCGTCCTAGCGAGCGGCAAGGCAAAGGGGGTGCGCCACCTACACATGAAGCACGTAAAGGCGGTTGCTTCCCCAGTTCACCTTGGTGAGAAGGAGGTGGCTTCTATCCCAGATGCACAACACACCATCCTCGATCTCCACCCATGATCCATTCTCATCTAGCTGCCCGACGctaatgatggagttcctcaaggcTAGAATTTAGTACACACCGGTGAGGAGGCGGTGCTCCCCCGTCTTGACCTTGATGATGATCGTGTCGAATCTGTTGATCTCCATGGCGGAGGCGTCACCGAACTTGACAGAGCCCTTCATGCTGGAGTCTAGGTCAGAGAAGAACTCGCGCCGACTAGTCATGTGGTGCGTGGCACCGGTGTCAAGGTACTAGCCATCAATCTTGTCATCGTCTGTGCCTTTGCCGAGGAAGGCGTGGGCATGTGGTTCATCAAGGTGGAGATGTGCAGAGCTAGCCGACGCAGAAAGGGGAAAGCTTGGACCTTTCACCCCCTCCCCTGCCTCTTGCTATGGCTCGATGCATCCGTGCACTAGGAACAGAGCAACATCCTCCTCCCCTGCTTGCACACCATGAGCCTATCCACTAGGTGTGGAGGAAGGCGGCAGTCCTTGGCCCAGTGGCCTGACCTGTTGCAGTTGTTGTAGGTGTCATCCAGGGTCGCCTTGCGCTCGCCGACGGTGCCACTATCGGCGCCTGCCTGGCCCCAGGGCCCGATCTActcctttttcttcttgccaCCACGTGGTCACTGGCAACGCTCCTTGGAGGAACCGGATGGTCTAgatccttcctccttcttcttcttgtcgaaGGCGCGCCACTGCTCCATCGTGTACAGCAGCTTGACTCCGGCGGCGCCCGTCTCGGCGTGAGGCCCCTCTTCACAGTCCTGCACCACCTTGAGCCTCCCGGTCACATCCTCGA is part of the Miscanthus floridulus cultivar M001 chromosome 9, ASM1932011v1, whole genome shotgun sequence genome and encodes:
- the LOC136480508 gene encoding uncharacterized mitochondrial protein AtMg00810-like, which produces MKKAFDMSDLDLLCFYLGIEVRQDTSGVTLRQTHYAKRILELGGMTGCNPSHTPMEEKLKLSQESMTEEVDPTHYRWLIGSLRYLVHTRLDIAFAIGYMSRFMKRLMMEHL